One part of the Phaenicophaeus curvirostris isolate KB17595 chromosome 2, BPBGC_Pcur_1.0, whole genome shotgun sequence genome encodes these proteins:
- the FOSL2 gene encoding fos-related antigen 2 gives MYQDYPGNFDTSSRGSSGSPGHPEPYSAGAAQQKFRVDMPGSGSAFIPTINAITTSQDLQWMVQPTVITSMSSPYSRSHPYSHPLPPLSSVAGHTALQRPGVIKTIGTTVGRRRRDEQLSPEEEEKRRIRRERNKLAAAKCRNRRRELTEKLQAETEVLEEEKSVLQKEIAELQKEKEKLEFMLVAHSPVCKISPEERRSPPSSSLQSVRTGASGAVVVKQEPEEEEIPSSSLVLDKAQRSVIKPISIAGGFYGEEALNTPIVVTSTPAITPGSSNLVFTYPNVLDQESPLSPSESCSKAHRRSSSSGDQSSDSLNSPTLLAL, from the exons AAATTTCGAGTAGATATGCCAGGATCAGGCAGTGCTTTTATCCCTACAATCAACGCCATCACAACTAGCCAAGACCTGCAGTGGATGGTCCAGCCCACCGTGATCACCTCCATGTCAAGCCCTTACTCTCGCTCACACCCCTACAGCCATCCACTGCCCCCACTGTCTTCAGTGGCCGGACACACAGCCCTGCAGCGACCTGGTGTGATCAAAACCATTGGAACCACAGTGGGTCGGAGACGAAGAGATGAGCAG CTGTCGcctgaggaagaagagaagcgAAGGATCCGGAGAGAGAGGAACAAGCTGGCAGCTGCTAAGTGTCGTAACAGGCGTCGAGAGCTAACAGAGAAACTCCAGGCG GAAACTGaagtgctggaggaggagaagtcAGTGCTGCAGAAGGAGATTGCTGAGCtccagaaggagaaggagaagctggagtTTATGCTAGTGGCTCACAGCCCTGTGTGCAAAATCAGCCCTGAGGAACGTCGGAGCCCACCATCTAGCAGCCTCCAGAGTGTTCGGACTGGAGCGAGCGGAGCAGTGGTGGTGAAGCAGGAgcctgaggaagaagaaatccCATCTTCCTCTTTGGTCCTTGACAAAGCCCAGAGGTCTGTCATTAAGCCCATCAGCATTGCTGGAGGTTTTTATGGGGAGGAGGCACTCAACACTCCCATCGTGGTGACCTCGACACCAGCCATCACTCCTGGTTCCTCCAACCTGGTGTTCACCTACCCCAACGTGTTGGATCAGGAgtctcctctctccccatctGAGTCCTGCTCCAAAGCTCAccggaggagcagcagcagtggtgaCCAGTCCTCGGATTCCTTGAACTCTCCTACTTTGCTGGCATTGTAA